The Sedimentibacter sp. zth1 DNA segment AAACAATTGCCATCTAATAAAATTTCAACTTCTTTGTTATTTCCTATATTAAACTCATCTAAATTAATCTCATAATTAACCTTTTGTTTTCCGTTACTTTCTTTAGAAAAAACAATTAAATTATTATTTATTATTTCAACTAAAATATAACTGGATAATTCTTTATCAGCCCTTAAATATATTGATTGTTCACCACGGTTATTACCTTCTAAACTAACTGATAAATTAATATTATCATATTTTTTATTATTTTTTAATCTCAGCAAACCATTACTACCAGGCTTAGTTGTTAATATAATCTTATCATTAACAAATTCTGCTTCACCCTCAATTTTATCCCATTCGCTTGCTTTTTCTAAATCACCCACAATAAAATTTATATCATTTTTTGTATCATCCAATACATGCATTAACAAATGATTAGCTGACCATTCTGCATGTACATTTATTCTTGTTAAATTATAAATTGAACTTTCAATATTGTTTAATGAGTTTCCTTCTCTATTAAAATTTATATCAAAATTATTCTTTATGCATTCTTCATTTATTACACTTACTTTGTCGTTAGTACCAAACTGTCCACTATTGGAATGCATAAGAACATAAAGCTTTGGTGGAAAACCTATCTCTTTTTTATAAATTTCATTCAAAAGAGTATAATCTATTTTTATCCTATCCTTCATTTGTGAAAAGTTTTCCTTAGGTACATCGTATTCATCTCTGATATAATCCATTAAATAGTGATTATAGTTTTCTTCAATATTTGCTTTTTGTTTTAAAAATTCTATTGAATTAAGCTCACCAAGGTAATTATCATTTTTATCAAAAACATTTATATATTCTAGTCTGTAGCCATTTGTACCTAATTCCCAAAAACTATTTTTTAATAGTTTTTTTAGCTCGTCTTTGTTTAAAAATCTGCTATCTTCATTTTCCAATTTTTCTGCATAGCCTAAAATTGTTGCTTTATAATTGTACTTTTCCAATATATCTTGCGTAACAATAGCCGTATCTTTTCTACCATCTTCAAAAAGTAAATATAAAGCTTTTTCAGGTAGAGCTTTATCATGCAAATAATAATTTATTATATCTTCTTGTGTTATAGTAATATATCCCGACTTTTTTAGAGCACATAGCTGTTTATTAATTTTTTCTACACTAACAAGTGATTCTGTACCTTCTCTATCAACGCCTTTATATGACAAAGCAACAAATCCGGAGTTCACACCATATGAAATTTCACTTGCATCAAATGGTTTATATGTTTTAAATGTAAATATTGCTTTAATTATTATATATAATAAGATTAATATAATTATACCTTGTATTACGCCTCTTATCATCTTTTTAATATCTTTCTTTTTAATTGCCATATTTTGACTTTCCTCTATTTTTAATCTTTTCTTTTTTCTTAAGTGCTTTTACATCCTCAGGGGTCATACGAGTTCCCCAAGTTGTTTTCCAAAATGTAAACCATGCAATTGGCATTTGCCACAATAGAACGGCTTCATAATACAGGCAAAATAGTATTCCAAATATCCAAGTTGAGCTTCTTTTAAGGAATAATTGAGTTACACTCATCATCATAGACATCATTAAAATTCCAACAATAAAAGTCAAAGGAAAAACTTTATTAACTATAGGAACAAAGAATAAATTATACAATACTACAATTGGAGCAGCAATTGGAACTATTATACCCATATAAAAGAATATAGCCATAAAAGGTTCTTTTTTCCACATAAAACCAGATGCAATGATTGATTCTCTCAACCATGACCTTTTCCACCTCATTTGCTGTTTTAAAAACACCTTATATTTATTTGGAACAATAGTCTGACATATAGCAGAATCTTGATAACATGTTCTGTGCTTACGAAGTACAAAATTTGTCATACTTCTGTCATCTCCAAAAGTCGCTCTTTGACGAAGAAATTTTTGATTTAGCCACTCATCCATATGCTCAATAACTATGGATTTTTTATAACATGAAAGTGGACCTGATAAACAAGTTACAGCATCAAAATAAGATTCTGCGGCTTTCATTATCCTAAAAGCAATATAATACCTTACAGATTGCATTTTTGTTAATGTATTTGTATAAGTATTTGCTACATCAGTTCTACCTGATACCCCGCCCATTTTAGGATCTTTAAATGGTTGAACCAAATTTCTAATTGCAAATGGATCTAAAAAGCTATCCGAATCTACAAAAACAACTAGTTCATGTTTAGCGAGCATAACACCTCTTGCTAGAGCATCTCTTTTACCTTTATTTTTATCCTGTACTACATATTTCACTCTTGTCTTTGTCTTAAATCTCTCAGACTCTTTATGCAAAATATCTATTGTCTCTATTATTTTTTCTACCGATTTATCAGAAGAGTAATCATCTACAACTATAATTTCAAGATTATCAACGGGATAATCTTGATTGACGCAACTTAATATTGTTTTTTGAATCCATTCTTCCTCATTAAAGCAAGGTATAATAATGGTTACTCCTGGAGTAAAATTAATATCAACCTTTGCTTCCCTATACAAAGAACCAAAAAAATATCTACTAAGTAAAAACACTGCCGCTATAATACTATAGAGATAGAAAAATTTATTGAACTCAAAATACAAAACGCTCTCTACCCTCATAAGCAAAATAAATAACGTTACAAAAAATAACATTAATGAAGATAAAATCAAAGTAAATGCACCACGTCTTCTTTTTGCATATATTGATAATGGTATCTTAAATTTCACACCACATTCTATATTATTTTCACCAATTTCGTTAATTCTTACAAAAATAACAGATTGTTTTACCTTCATTTCATAACCTTCGGGCATCGAACCAGGTATTATCTCAAACTTAAAGATTACCTTTTTAGCATTTTGTATTGTTTTCATATCTTTTTTATCAATAATTTTGATAAGCATACCTGTTGCAGAAATATTTAAACTCTTACAAATAAAAATATTTTTGGATTTATCATTATTGATACAAGTTACTTCAATATCATAAGAACATATATATCTAATACCCTCCTGCACTTGTTTTACATACTTCTTTTTTTCAAGCTCATATACAGCTTTACTGTCAACCCATCTTCTATCATTATTAGTTCTATGGCTATCAGGATCAGGGACATTCGAAAGTAATCTCCTATCACGATTTGGATTTACCAAAACATCTAAAATTGTATTTTCACTATTTTTGTCCGTTTTTCTAAATAAACTCATGTTATTTTCCCCCAATCTTCTAATGTAGATAATCACTCAACTTTGCAAATTTAAATTTTGTTGGATCATCATAAGATTTTTGTTCATTAGCCGTTAAATATAAATCCAATGCTTGTGCTGTATACTTACTCTCATCAGACATATGCATAACGATTATACTGCCTGATTCAATTGATTGTAGTAAATATCCACCTTCTGAATATAACCCATTTTGTAGAACACTAAGTAATTGCTCAACACTTTTAGCTTCATAATCTCCAGTTGAAAAATCTCCTGAAATAGAATATTTATAACCACAATCAAATACTGTTTTCAAACCAATATAACTTACTGCCAAAGTAGGCGGTCTAAAATATAAAGTTAATAAAGGTATGTCATTTATAACAACATCTCCTACGATATTTTGCAAAATATTATAGGATTTTACTATATCATCTATAAATATCTCCGTTTGATCATCTGTTAAGGTCACATATTTGTTTTCTGATTGAATATAATTTGACAACGTTAAATGTTCATTACTGTGACTTCCTATGTCATGTCCTTCCATTGCTATCGCTCTTAAAAGATTTGGATTTTGCTCTACATAGTTTGTTCTAACAAAGAAACTAGCTTTTACATTATGTTTCTTCAAAACACTTAATATTTTATCTATAGCTATATCCGAACCCCAGTCGTCAAATGTTAAAAAAACTGTATTATCATCATTTGGTATCTTTCCAGTCTTATCTAGCAATACAATTTCACTTTCATTAAAACCAGGCAGCTTATTCACATTTTTTACAAAAGGATTGCCTATATAATACTTAAATATTTTATTTATATAATCATCTTGTTTATCTGATAATTGCCCTGGATAAATCGTATTTTTTAAGCTAGATAATATTTTATCTTCTTGAACTGGATAACTATATATATTTTTTTCATCGTTTAAAATCTCGCTTATTGTTCTTATAGGATAAGTTGTTTTTGAAGTAGCCATCATGCATATAGAATTAATTAAAAGCTCTTCATCATCAAAATAATTCATCCTACACAAAATACTTTGTCCTCTTTTAAGCGCCTTAACATTTGGCGCAAATGTACTTTTTATAACTTTTTCAGCATTTGTTTCTGCCTTATTTTCTAATTTTAAACCCGAATCATATTTTATTACCTTCATAGAATTAGCAGAAGCTGCTTCTAATGTCTCATTTTTTATTTCAGACCATGGTTGTAGTATTATATTTGTCTCATATTTAAATTTCTCTTTTAGTAATTCCTTTGCTGTTTCAATTTGATAACATGCTTCATAATAATCAAATCTATTATTTACTAAAACTGCAATCCCTATTTCATGCCCAGTTTCAATTAGCTTTTGTATACTAGCAGTATTATTTTTTATTTCATCTGTTGTAACAAAAAATGTAGCTTTAGCATCTAATTTATTTAAATTTTCTACAATACCGTTGAATTCCGAACTGTTTTCAACTTCTCCTAAACCATAAAACATAAAAGAAACAGCCCTTTTCGTTGTTCTTATTTCACTAATTGGAGATGCTTTTTTACCATTATTTGATATTCTGAGTTGCTCATATAGTTCTTTATAATTAGTATTATCTATCGCTGTTAGCAACATACTAACAGTATCTATGATTGATTTTTCTTGTGTTTTATTATCTGTCTCTACATTTGAGCTATTACTTGAATCTTGAACAGGTATTTCATCTTTTTTTAGAGATATATACTCAGTTTTATCTATAAGCTCATTTAATTTTACAGAAACAATACTTCCTTTTTTTAGGTTATCAACGTATCCTTGTGCAGCATCTAATGAATTAAAACTATTTATATCAAGAATATAATTAGTATCAACGACATCATTTATACCCAATGCCTTTGTTATATCTAATATTTCATCAGAATAATTAGTAGCATTACATTTAAGAATTTCAGGCTCAACACCACTCGCGTTGTATATTATGCTACTTGCTCTAGCAAAATCCTGTATTATACTTTCACTATCAAGCTTGTCCATGAACTTAGTTGCTTTTAAAGTATAGTTACCAATTTTATGACCTGCATTAATAATAATTTTTACTGTTTCATAGTCTTCTGCAGTTTGAATTCCTGAAACAAAAAAAGTTGCCTTAGTGTTATGCTTTTCTAGTAATTTAATTATCTCGTATACAATTTTTCTATCTGGCAAGCCCTCAAATACAATTTCAATCTTTTTATCACTTTTTTCTGATATATCAATTATATTAGCTTGTCCTAAATCTTTAGTTAAATTTTCTTTTGTTTTTTTTATTCTTTCTTCTGTACCATCATTCAAATTTACTGTTTCTACTATTTCTCCAGTTATTTTGTATTTATTGTTTTCATATCTAAAAAAACAAAGCAATGAGATTACAATAATTACTATGATACAAAATATATATACGAATATTTTTCTTGAATTTATAAATTTTTCTATCATTTTTCACCCACCAAAAAAATGTTTAGGCATATGTCTAAGCGCTTGTATTTTTACTTCTTGATTTATATAAAATTATATGATAAATATAAAATATTATCAACTAAATATTTATATAATAAAAAAACTAACTATATTTCAAGTTAGTTTTTTTATCATAATTTATATTTTGGTGCCCAAAGGCGGAATCGAACCACCGACACGGGGATTTTCAGTCCCCTGCTCTACCGACTGAGCTATCTGGGCATATATATATTTATGGTGGGCCTGGATGGACTCGAACCATCGACCTCACGCTTATCAGGCGTGCGCTCTAACCACCTGAGCTACAAGCCCATAATTTATATATACATATATGGTCGGGGCGGCAGGATTTGAACCCGCGGCCCTCTGGTCCCAAACCAGATGCGCTACCAAACTGCGCTACGCCCCGTTACGACCGCTACGTTACCTCTAAATAATGGTGATCCATCCGCGATTCGAACGCGGGACACCCTGATTAAAAGTCAGGTGCTCTGCCAGCTGAGCTAATGGATCATAATATATTATTTGAGCTAATTCGCCATTTTTCGACAGCTTTAATAGATTATCATAAACTGTATTATATGTCAACATTTTTTAATAAAATTTTAATAATATTCTAATAATATATAACTGTTAATAATATGAAAATATGATATTATTATATTATAAATTAATTTATTTACAAATTTCTAGAGGGGGAACTCGAAATTGCTTAATAATAATTTTAATTGTTTAGTTAAAAAGTATAAAAAAGTTTGGTATAGTTTAGATAATAAGCTAAACATAAATTTAAATACATATTCTAAATTAGATAAAATTCAATTTGAAAAGGAAGTTGCTCAAATTAAAATCAAAATACTAGATCTTTTAAAAACTTTTCCGCAATCTGATATAGATAGGAAAACTTGGTCTAAAAATTTTAAACTTAATTTGATTAGTAGTATTCAAGATATTTCTATAGATAAAAATAAAGTTATTAAATATTTTATGGATACTGGTATACTTGAATCAACAAATACTTTTTTTAGTATGAGTAAAAATGAAAATTTATCAATTGAAAGTTTAGGTCAAGCAATACGAAATGCTTGGATTATGAACATTTTGCAACTTATATTTCAAAGAAATATAGAATGCTCAAAATCTGTATTTGCATATAGTATGCTATATCCTTATACAGACAATTATATTGATAGTAACATTGAATACACTCAAAAAATCAGTTATAGCAAAAATTTTCTAAGCCGACTTAATGGTAATTTAGTTGAGCCTTTAAATGATTATGAAAAAAACATATTTAAAATGATTAAGTTAATAGAATCTGAATTTAATCGTAATGATTACATAGAAGTCTATGAAAGCTTAATACTCATACACAATTCTCAAACAAATAGTCTAATACAGCAAAATATTACAATTCCATTTGAAAAAGATATACTAGATATAATATTTAAGAAAGGTGGTTCTTCTGTTTTAGCAGACGGTTATTTATTAAGTGGACAATTGACAGAAATAGAATTCAATTTTGCAGTATCTTTTGGAATTTTACTTCAGTTATGTGATGATATAGAAGATATTCAAAATGATATCGACTCAAAAAATGCAACTATTTTTTCATTAGCTGCCAATAATAAAAATTTAAATTTACTTGCTAATAAATTATTGAATTTAGTAAATTATTGTTTTGAAAATGATATTTCAAATTTTAACTTTGATAATAAAGAAAATGTAACTAATTTTATGTATTACTGTTGCAACTACTTAGTTATCGCTGGAATAATTTCAAACAAAAAATATTTTAATCGAAAATATGTAAAATATCTACAACAATTTATCCCTGTAAGAATGAATTTTATAAAAAAATTTACTAGAAATACAAAAAAAGAAATTGATAAAATTCTTAATATGTATGATGAAAACACAAAAAAAGAAATGATAAACTATATAAATCTTTTATAATATATCACCTCCAAAACAACCTAAAAAAAATGCTCTTAATTTTATCAATCAAGAGCATTTTTTAGTTAATTTTTATTTATCTATTGCTTCGGTTCTGTATATAAATTTTACTTTTCCAGTCATATCTTCTGAAATTCCACCGAAATTTTGATATTCTTTTGAAATATTTACTACTGCCTTAATTCTATCAACTACGTTTGTTACGTCATCACCAACTAGACTAACTAGTTTATTGATTCCTTCATCACTCAATTGTTTCATCCCATTGGATAATTGCATTGAACCATCTTGTAATTCTATGATTCCTTCAATTAATGCCTTTGAAGCATCTTGTAATGTTGTAATTCCTTCATAAAGACTATTACTAGCTGATGATAATTTTTCAGTACCATCTGCTAATTGTAAAACACCTTGGTTAAGTATATTACTGCCATTATATGCTTTATCTACACCGCTTGTATAAGTAATAACACCATCATAAAATTGTTTATAAGTATCTAATTGCTCAACAAGACCTTTTATACTCTTTTGTCCATTTTCAGCATTTGCTGCAAGATTTTTGATCTTATTAATCATTTCTTCACTACTCATTTGTTGGTTGATAAGCTCAGCTTCTTTATCAGATACAAGTTTTGTAATTGTTGCTTTAACTTCTTCGCTTTGCATTTGAGCATTAACTGCACCTTCTATTTGTGCTTTTACTTCTTGACTAATTTGTCCATTTCCAGTTGCAACTTTATATTGCTCAATAGTCATATTGAATTTTTCCAATACAGCACCAAATACTTGTTGGTTTACAGCCATTGTTACTTGTTCCGTAATTACAGATTCATTAGCCTTTACAGCATCCGTAACTTTTTTTAGAGCTCCGTTATAAACTCCATCGTAAGCATTATCACCACCAAGTGATTTTAAAATACCGTTTAATATTTCATCATAATTTTCAATAGTAAGTGTTGGTACATCTACTCCTGCTTTAGCTAACTCGTTTTGTGCAGTTCCTAATAATGTATTGAATACTTGTTCAGCACCACCGTTTAGCATAGCACTATTTTTATTAAGCTCTTTCAATCCACTATTTAAAGTATCAACTCCAACTTTTAGCTTACCTGTGTTTTCATTTAAGCTATTTGCTCCTTCTGACAAAGCCTTAGCTCCATTAGCTAATTTATTAACTCCATCTATTAATTCATTAGATTTTTCTAATAATAAGCTAATACCATTATATAAATCTGAAGAACCATTAACAAGCTTTTCAGTTGCAACACTTAGTTCACCTAAAGAGTTTTCAAGATCTCCTAGTGAGTTAATATTATCCACATCTAAATGATTGAACATATCATTTGTAGCAAGTGTTATTGTTGTTTCTAAAGAAAAATCTTGTACATCGGCTGTAATTTCAACATTATTAGGTATAGATAATTTACTTTCTCCAATAGCCAAACTTTCTTGCATACCTGGAAGTGCAAAACCAATAACTACACTTCTATCACCGTCATTTATGATTTTACCATTTGAAACTTTGATATTTGTAAAATTAGTATTGTCTAGTACCATACCACTTAGCATAACAAATGGAACATATACTTCATCATTTTTACCGTTAATGCTAACAGTTTTTCTTTGATTATTTATATAGTTAAAAGTCATTGTAACTTTTCCACTTTTACCTACTAACTCACTTGAAGATATTTCTTTACCATCAAGTTTATATCCAATAGATACTGTAACAGGTAATTCTTTATCTATTTCTCCCTGATAATATATGTCTTTTCCTTCTGCATCCCAAACACAAATATTGTTATCATTCATTGTATATTGCTCTTCACCATTAACATTAACAATATTAGTAGCGTCAGTTTTATCATTTAGTTTATCATTACCGTTTATATTTTTAACCCAATCACTAACTATAACTTTTTTTGCAGTTCCATCAGAATTAGCAATAACATAAACTGTTTCATCCTTATCAGCTTCATCATTTACTAAAATACTTTCTAATTTATTAGTTATATTGTTAGGTGTTTCCTTATTAGTTTCATCCTTATCGTCGGATTGTTGTGCAAATACAAA contains these protein-coding regions:
- a CDS encoding glycosyltransferase, which codes for MSLFRKTDKNSENTILDVLVNPNRDRRLLSNVPDPDSHRTNNDRRWVDSKAVYELEKKKYVKQVQEGIRYICSYDIEVTCINNDKSKNIFICKSLNISATGMLIKIIDKKDMKTIQNAKKVIFKFEIIPGSMPEGYEMKVKQSVIFVRINEIGENNIECGVKFKIPLSIYAKRRRGAFTLILSSLMLFFVTLFILLMRVESVLYFEFNKFFYLYSIIAAVFLLSRYFFGSLYREAKVDINFTPGVTIIIPCFNEEEWIQKTILSCVNQDYPVDNLEIIVVDDYSSDKSVEKIIETIDILHKESERFKTKTRVKYVVQDKNKGKRDALARGVMLAKHELVVFVDSDSFLDPFAIRNLVQPFKDPKMGGVSGRTDVANTYTNTLTKMQSVRYYIAFRIMKAAESYFDAVTCLSGPLSCYKKSIVIEHMDEWLNQKFLRQRATFGDDRSMTNFVLRKHRTCYQDSAICQTIVPNKYKVFLKQQMRWKRSWLRESIIASGFMWKKEPFMAIFFYMGIIVPIAAPIVVLYNLFFVPIVNKVFPLTFIVGILMMSMMMSVTQLFLKRSSTWIFGILFCLYYEAVLLWQMPIAWFTFWKTTWGTRMTPEDVKALKKKEKIKNRGKSKYGN
- a CDS encoding glycoside hydrolase, yielding MAIKKKDIKKMIRGVIQGIIILILLYIIIKAIFTFKTYKPFDASEISYGVNSGFVALSYKGVDREGTESLVSVEKINKQLCALKKSGYITITQEDIINYYLHDKALPEKALYLLFEDGRKDTAIVTQDILEKYNYKATILGYAEKLENEDSRFLNKDELKKLLKNSFWELGTNGYRLEYINVFDKNDNYLGELNSIEFLKQKANIEENYNHYLMDYIRDEYDVPKENFSQMKDRIKIDYTLLNEIYKKEIGFPPKLYVLMHSNSGQFGTNDKVSVINEECIKNNFDINFNREGNSLNNIESSIYNLTRINVHAEWSANHLLMHVLDDTKNDINFIVGDLEKASEWDKIEGEAEFVNDKIILTTKPGSNGLLRLKNNKKYDNINLSVSLEGNNRGEQSIYLRADKELSSYILVEIINNNLIVFSKESNGKQKVNYEINLDEFNIGNNKEVEILLDGNCLNVIIDGKLVVNNLDLKTKLDIGYIYLQSKWNDVYNNTDAKYDVYDDVYDGIFKNLIIKGKNNNMIFDGSLRGVEKVVYNAKDLWFKVTNWFIKVF
- a CDS encoding polysaccharide deacetylase family protein; its protein translation is MIEKFINSRKIFVYIFCIIVIIVISLLCFFRYENNKYKITGEIVETVNLNDGTEERIKKTKENLTKDLGQANIIDISEKSDKKIEIVFEGLPDRKIVYEIIKLLEKHNTKATFFVSGIQTAEDYETVKIIINAGHKIGNYTLKATKFMDKLDSESIIQDFARASSIIYNASGVEPEILKCNATNYSDEILDITKALGINDVVDTNYILDINSFNSLDAAQGYVDNLKKGSIVSVKLNELIDKTEYISLKKDEIPVQDSSNSSNVETDNKTQEKSIIDTVSMLLTAIDNTNYKELYEQLRISNNGKKASPISEIRTTKRAVSFMFYGLGEVENSSEFNGIVENLNKLDAKATFFVTTDEIKNNTASIQKLIETGHEIGIAVLVNNRFDYYEACYQIETAKELLKEKFKYETNIILQPWSEIKNETLEAASANSMKVIKYDSGLKLENKAETNAEKVIKSTFAPNVKALKRGQSILCRMNYFDDEELLINSICMMATSKTTYPIRTISEILNDEKNIYSYPVQEDKILSSLKNTIYPGQLSDKQDDYINKIFKYYIGNPFVKNVNKLPGFNESEIVLLDKTGKIPNDDNTVFLTFDDWGSDIAIDKILSVLKKHNVKASFFVRTNYVEQNPNLLRAIAMEGHDIGSHSNEHLTLSNYIQSENKYVTLTDDQTEIFIDDIVKSYNILQNIVGDVVINDIPLLTLYFRPPTLAVSYIGLKTVFDCGYKYSISGDFSTGDYEAKSVEQLLSVLQNGLYSEGGYLLQSIESGSIIVMHMSDESKYTAQALDLYLTANEQKSYDDPTKFKFAKLSDYLH